AACGTCATCGCCGGGGTCATGCCGGACGAGAAGGTCGACCACGTCGAGAAACTCCAGGCTGAGGGCCGGAACGTGGCCATGGTCGGTGACGGCGTCAACGACGCCGCAGCCCTCGCCGCCGCGGAACTCGGCCTGGCGATGGGGGCTGGAACAGACGTGGCGATCGAGGCATCCGACATCACCCTGATGAACGACGACCTGCGCTCCGCCGCCGACGCCATCCGCCTGTCGCGGCGAACCCTCGGCACGATCCGCGGCAACCTGTTCTGGGCTTTCGCCTACAACGTCGCGTTGATCCCAGTGGCTGCAATCGGACTGCTCAACCCGATGCTCGCCGGTGTGGCGATGGCATTCTCCTCGGTGTTCGTGGTCTCCAACTCACTACGGTTGCGCCGGTTCCGCTCGAGCCACGCCGGCTGAGCCGACAACTCACTCCAGCGGATTGCCCTCCGGAATCTGCCCGCAGGATGTCGTCGGCTCGTCGCCGGCGAAGCGGGCGTTGACCCAGGGCACCATCTGCGCCGCCCATGCAGCGCCACCCACGGTATGCCCACCCGTCGGAATCTCCCGGTAGTCCACATCCGTCCCGTCCGCGCAGTACTGCCGGGCGAGGGCACGGGTGTCACCGAGCAGCATCACCCCGTCACCGTCGCCGAGCTCCGGATGCGGTGGCGTGTTCTCCGCCTCACCGCCTCCGGCCTGTACCAACAGCTGAGGGTAGGGCGGGGTAGCACGCAAGCCCATGTTCGTGTCGTCCAGAAGGTGACGTACCTCCGGGATGGAGTCCGGATCCGGGTACTCCGGGCGAATGATCTCGTCCCACCGCAGATGGTCGTAGGAATCGGAGGCGTCACCGATGGCGACACGGTCCATGTCGGCGAAGACCTGCCGACCGATGTCGGTGAGATAGGGGTCCAGGTCCACCCCGTACGCACGCGCCAGCCCCACCATCGCCATGCCGACAACGCCGGACCAGCCGCTGCCCTCCCCCGCGTAGACGAGGTTGTGCTCGGGCCGCACCATAGTGCCGCCCTGGGCAACCCCGACAATGCTGTCGGCGACGTCCGGGGCGTACTCCTCCGCGAGGATCGACGCCCAGCCTGCACCGATGGACCCGCCCGAGTAGCCGACAAGGGCGGTGGGGGCGTCGGACGGGACATCGGCTCCGGGGGTGCGGTGAGACGCACGGAGACCGTCGAGGATAATCTGCCCGTACTCCGGACCGGCAGCGAAGATCTCCCCCTCACCCTGGATATCGGGCATG
The genomic region above belongs to Corynebacterium glyciniphilum AJ 3170 and contains:
- a CDS encoding lipase family protein codes for the protein MRDTKRKVWATLLVLALGGGAAPACARTADDPPGETTQTAPVTAPAEIPTVQDDASFFALPDGGGDDDLRRLAPGAPLKQRTIPAAIEEFDAPVQATQVQYRTTDTLGEPSVAVTSVIHPPSSVEPSGNTVMYASFYDSMRPEDGPSRVLSGNVTEGGAVVLAELAFIAPLLAAGHTVVMPDIQGEGEIFAAGPEYGQIILDGLRASHRTPGADVPSDAPTALVGYSGGSIGAGWASILAEEYAPDVADSIVGVAQGGTMVRPEHNLVYAGEGSGWSGVVGMAMVGLARAYGVDLDPYLTDIGRQVFADMDRVAIGDASDSYDHLRWDEIIRPEYPDPDSIPEVRHLLDDTNMGLRATPPYPQLLVQAGGGEAENTPPHPELGDGDGVMLLGDTRALARQYCADGTDVDYREIPTGGHTVGGAAWAAQMVPWVNARFAGDEPTTSCGQIPEGNPLE